The sequence TACCTTTTTATAGATGGAGATTCACCGCCTCGAAGAGAGATAAGGATCATTGAATGATTGTAGTGTGGCGAAAGAGTTAAGAACTCATTAATGGGGATGAATCATGCTACTGTAACGGCTCGGGGGTGATGAATCGCAAACGACATGAAACGAAATCGACGCATAGATTACTCGCAAAGACTTgtctcagtccatgtttccaaacCTCCATTGTTGGCAGAGCTTGAAGAACAGGACAAACCCTAGAAAGAATGGCGGCTTCTCGAAAGTAAAGCAAAGGTGAAAACGACTTTGGGCCAAATTTTGTAAGTTTTCAACCCAACAACACAATGAATATAAGCCTAATGTTCAAAGCCCAATTAAATCCAGAATAAATGAAGTGTTGCGTTTTGTGCAGACATGACACGTGTTGCAACGCCAGAGCTTGATTTTCTTAGGTGGATGCTGACGTGGACCCCCTGGGAGAGAAGGAaactgtattttatatataaagatgttgccatttttttgatcaaatatattTGTTGCCATAAAACTACAGTTAATAACCTAGAATCTAAATCGCATTTAAAATAGAAACGGTAACTTAAGAAAAAATCACAGCTGCAGATGAACAAGGCAACTTTGGTCCGAAGTCTGACTTTAAACAATGTCATGTCGTATGTGACAACCGCGTTTGACTAATGAACATTTCTCCTCCACACAACTACACATTCACATACATATACGCTAGGATATctatataaatagtattttaacatattttatatacatattccTCTTTATATATACCTCTACTGCTTTACTTGGATTACAAACAACAAACCAGAAGTTTATTTTTCTGTTGAGTAACAGAAAAACAAAAGTATACTCTTCACACGAATACAGAGAGGCTTCGAAACGAAATAAACAGAGTTTCAAGAATGGGGAAACAACTGTTCCGATCATCTCCTCCACCGGAGAAACAGCCAGCTCACCAATCGCTCGCCGAGACAGCTGTACAGGAGTGTACGAGCAGCATCAACACCGTCATATCCAAATggacctcctcctcctccaacgaGTTCCTCTTTTCCACCAACAGTCGCCACGAAGCAGAGGAGTTCGTTGAAGCCGTAAAACATTTGCAAAGCACCATGCACCGTTTGGTTTCCGTCAACGCGTCCTCGGATAAGCTCGTGTACGCTCATAATCTGATGCAGTCCGCGATGAAGCTTCTCGAGTCCGAGTTTCGCCGCGTGTTGAACGCGAACCGGGACTATCTCGACCCCGAAAGCGTCTCGGTACGGTCCTCTTACAGATCGTCAAGATTCAGCACTTCCACCACGACTAGCGTCTCCGACTCCGAAGACGAAATCTACCACGACGAAAACGGAGACGATCATAGATTCTCCGGCCAAGACTCAGACGCCATGGACGATCTAAAAACCATAGCGGACTGTATGATCTCCACGGGATACGCCAAGGAATGCGTAACGGTCTACAAAACCGTGAGAAAATCAATAGTGGAGGAGACGCTACACAACTTAGCCGTGGAGAGACTCACTCTCCATCAGGTTCAGAAGATGGACTGGGAGACTCTCGAGTCCAAGATCAGGTCGTGGCTTCGAGCCGCGAAGTTAGCAGTTCGGTCCCTCTTTTTCGGCGAGAGGCTTCTCGCCGACCATGTCTTCTCCTCTTCTATTAACATAGTCGAGTCCTCCTTCACGGACATCACGCAAGAAGGAGCTTTAACGCTCTTCGCCTTCCCGGAAAACGCCGCGAAGATCAAGAAACTCTCGCCGGAGAAGATGTTCCGGTTTCTTGATATGTACGAAACGCTCGCGAGTCTCTACGTCGAGATCGAAACCATCTTCTACTTCGACTCGGCCGCAGCCGTCAGGTCTCAGGTGATCAGCTCGTTAACGAGACTGGGCGACGCCGCCAGGACGATGATGACGGCGTTCGAGACGGCGATTCAGAAGGACACGTCTAGAACGCCGGTCATCGGCGGCGGCGTTCATCCACTCACACGTTACGTCATGAACTACCTCTCGTTCCTCGTCGATTACAGCGAGTCTATCGCTGTAATCTTCGAGAACTGGCAGCCGACCTTGCTGCCGTCCTCTTGCGGCGGAGAGGAGGATGCTTATCCGGAGGAGCTCTACTCCTCTCCGGTGTCCGTGCGAATCGCGTGGGTGATTCTTCTCACTCTTTGCAAGATCGACGGTAAAGCTCAGCCGTATAAAGACGTGGCTCTGTCTTACCTCTTCCTCGCTAATAATCTCCAATACGTCGTCGTAAAGGTTCGAACGTCTAACGTGAAGCTCCTCCTCGGGGAGGATTGGGTGGTGAGGCACGAGGGGAAGGTGAAGCAGTACGCGGATAAGTTCGAGAAGCTCGCGTGGGGGAAAGTGCTGACGTCGTTACCGGAATATCCGGCGGAGGAGATCACACCGGAGGAGGCTAAGGAGTTGTTAGTCAGGTTCGACGACGAGTTCGAGGCGTCGTACCGGAAGCAAATATCGTGGGTCATACCCGACCCAAAACTTAGGGACTGGAT is a genomic window of Brassica napus cultivar Da-Ae chromosome A2, Da-Ae, whole genome shotgun sequence containing:
- the LOC106386373 gene encoding exocyst complex component EXO70H1-like, translated to MGKQLFRSSPPPEKQPAHQSLAETAVQECTSSINTVISKWTSSSSNEFLFSTNSRHEAEEFVEAVKHLQSTMHRLVSVNASSDKLVYAHNLMQSAMKLLESEFRRVLNANRDYLDPESVSVRSSYRSSRFSTSTTTSVSDSEDEIYHDENGDDHRFSGQDSDAMDDLKTIADCMISTGYAKECVTVYKTVRKSIVEETLHNLAVERLTLHQVQKMDWETLESKIRSWLRAAKLAVRSLFFGERLLADHVFSSSINIVESSFTDITQEGALTLFAFPENAAKIKKLSPEKMFRFLDMYETLASLYVEIETIFYFDSAAAVRSQVISSLTRLGDAARTMMTAFETAIQKDTSRTPVIGGGVHPLTRYVMNYLSFLVDYSESIAVIFENWQPTLLPSSCGGEEDAYPEELYSSPVSVRIAWVILLTLCKIDGKAQPYKDVALSYLFLANNLQYVVVKVRTSNVKLLLGEDWVVRHEGKVKQYADKFEKLAWGKVLTSLPEYPAEEITPEEAKELLVRFDDEFEASYRKQISWVIPDPKLRDWIKVSLSHKLMLVCTELYEINRFGSGGDGFNVRYTSEDIGNYLSDLYFGSRGSGSGSVSTKGSGSGTGTGSSSTGKSRGGRSH